In Clostridium ljungdahlii DSM 13528, the genomic window TTTCCACAATGTCTCTAATTCTTCATCATCAAAGTCTCTAAATATAGTGCTCATGAGTTTATTTCCTTTTTCATAATACTCTTTAATAATTTTCATACAATCTTGAGTTATTTTAATGTTAACTGACCGCTTATCTTTCTTATTTTCTTCTAAAATTACATAGTTCTTTTTTTCTAAATTTACAACAATATGTTTTACATTTTGCTTGGAACATCCCATCTTCTCTGCTATATTGCTATAAAAGGCCTCATTTTCTGGCAAATGTAAAATTGTTAAAAGTACCATCCACTGACGAACTGTTATTCTCTCATCCAGTTTATCTCCTTCTACTTGAACCTTATTTGATAGATAAAAAATTATTGCAAAAATTTGCTGTATATAAAACCGATTCATTTGTTTCCTCCTTAAGATTTAGTAACTAGACAACATGTTGTCTAGTTAGATAGTATACCCCTTTTTATAAAAAATCAATAGCTTAAATAAAAATAGTATGCATGGGTCTTATAAATATAAACCTATGCACACTATTTTATAAATACTGTATGTATCATTTAAAATAAAACTTACTATAGCATTTCTAATATTTCTACCGTATATTTTTCACTTGGAGCATCAACTTCAACTGTATCTCCAACTTTTTTTCCTACTAATGCTTTTCCTAAATCCGACTCTATGCTTATAAGCATATTTTCTGGGTCAGCATCTATAGTAGTTACTAATGATACAATTTCTTCATCTTCATCCTCTACAAATTTAATTTTAAATTTACTATTAACACCTATTACCGATTTATCCGCACTTTTAACATCTATTACAGTTGCAGTTGAAATCATACTTAATAGATACTGGATTCTATTGTCATTTTCTCTGTAGTTTGCACAGGCTTCTTTATACTCTGCATTTTCAGACCTATCACCATGTGCAGCAGCTACTAATTTTTCCTTTGCTATTTCGGCCCTTTTTACAGTCATTCTATAGTCTAATTCTTCTCTTAACTTGTCAATATTTTCTTGTGTCAGTATATTCTTCATATAAGGACAAACCTCCCTGCCATATATTATGTTACTATTATATAATATATAGAGAAAAATTTAAAATTTCTTGCATAATTCTATAGTTTCAACTTAAACTAATCTATATAAAATTTAAGGAAGAGTTGATACTATGTTTGTAGATAGAAAAGATGCTGGGAAAAAACTTGCTGTAGAGCTTGAAAAATTTAAAGATGAAAGCCCTATTGTTCTTGCCATTCCAAGAGGAGGAATAGTAACAGCTTATGAAACTATAAAAAAATTTGGATTCGAATGGGATTTAATCATTCCAAGGAAAATAGGTTCACCTCGTAATAAAGAAGTTGCCATTGGTGCTGTATCTTCAGATGGAACCTATCTTTTGAATGAAGGTTCTATAAATGTGCTAAATATATCTGAAGATTATATAGGAAAGGAAATATCTAAGCAAATAAAAGAAATTAAAAGGAGATTAAATAAATATAAAGGAAATGAAAATTTTCCTGATGTAAAAAATAGAACAGTAATAATTATTGATGATGGAATTGCAACGGGTTTTACAATACAGGCCGCTATAAAGTCAATCAAAAAACACGCTGCAAAAAAAATCATTCTAGCTGTACCAGTAGCTCCACGAGATACAATTTCTTTATTGAAGAAATTTGTAGATGAAGTTATATGCCTATTTATACCCGATGAATTTTATGCTGTAGGCTTACATTATAAAAACTTTGAACAAACTACTGATGAGGAAGTCTTTACTATAATGCGTGAATTAGAAAAGAGATAATTTAATTTGCTTTTTTACATTACAAAATACTAAATTTTATTTCTTTGATATAGAACTTCGAATACCTTCCAATCCATTGACAATTCTATCTACATATTGACTATTTGTATAACAATTTATGCACTCCTGCAAGTTTCTTGCTTGCCCACGTTTTAAATATCCTATAAATGCATTTAACGCATTTTCATTACAGTAGTCACTATGTACAACCCCATTTTGTTCAATACGTGTGCGTAGTTTCTGAATGTCAATAACAATTTGGTCAATTATATTACTATTTATTTGTTTAGAAACTAACCTATATATAATTGTTAAAATAAATATACCTGCTAAAATTGCAGTAAATCGTGATGCATAATACTTAAAAATATTTGTATTCACATCTTTTCCAATAAAAAAACTACTCAGAGAAGCTACGCTGTTATAAGATTCCTTTGAAATTATTCCAAATGAAAGGAAAAGAACAAATAAACTCCCTGAAATTTGAACTGGTCTCTTTCCTTTTTTCTCATACTTAACTCTTTCTTGATCTAACCCATTAATTCTAATTATTATTTTTCTTATTGTTTCTAACTGGCCTATTAAGATTTGCCTATT contains:
- a CDS encoding MarR family winged helix-turn-helix transcriptional regulator, whose product is MNRFYIQQIFAIIFYLSNKVQVEGDKLDERITVRQWMVLLTILHLPENEAFYSNIAEKMGCSKQNVKHIVVNLEKKNYVILEENKKDKRSVNIKITQDCMKIIKEYYEKGNKLMSTIFRDFDDEELETLWKLLNKLAAYDGSNWTGYGEIADFDRR
- a CDS encoding GreA/GreB family elongation factor, producing MKNILTQENIDKLREELDYRMTVKRAEIAKEKLVAAAHGDRSENAEYKEACANYRENDNRIQYLLSMISTATVIDVKSADKSVIGVNSKFKIKFVEDEDEEIVSLVTTIDADPENMLISIESDLGKALVGKKVGDTVEVDAPSEKYTVEILEML
- a CDS encoding phosphoribosyltransferase translates to MFVDRKDAGKKLAVELEKFKDESPIVLAIPRGGIVTAYETIKKFGFEWDLIIPRKIGSPRNKEVAIGAVSSDGTYLLNEGSINVLNISEDYIGKEISKQIKEIKRRLNKYKGNENFPDVKNRTVIIIDDGIATGFTIQAAIKSIKKHAAKKIILAVPVAPRDTISLLKKFVDEVICLFIPDEFYAVGLHYKNFEQTTDEEVFTIMRELEKR